The following are from one region of the Stigmatella ashevillena genome:
- the ureA gene encoding urease subunit gamma, giving the protein MHLSPRDIEKLMLHQAGFLAQKRLARGLQLNYPEAVALIATQLLEFIRDGQMSVPELMDLGRKLLGRAQVMEGVPEMVSEVLVEGTFPDGTKLVAVQHPIELEQGDMSLALYGSFLPVLPLRWPQERSTKEARLAPGQVLFQSEPIVINEGRDAISLKVVNRGDRPIQVGSHYHFVETNKDLVFDRARAYGRRLNIKAGTAERFEKDQEKTVSLVPIAGAQVIRGGNGLASGPVTPENQQRAMEQVVARGFGHQEET; this is encoded by the coding sequence ATGCACCTGTCGCCGCGTGACATCGAGAAGCTGATGTTGCACCAAGCGGGATTCCTGGCTCAGAAACGTCTGGCGCGGGGCCTGCAACTCAACTACCCCGAGGCGGTGGCGCTCATCGCCACGCAATTGCTCGAATTCATCCGCGATGGCCAGATGAGCGTGCCCGAGCTGATGGACCTGGGCCGCAAGCTGCTGGGGCGCGCGCAGGTGATGGAGGGCGTGCCGGAGATGGTCTCGGAGGTCCTGGTCGAGGGAACCTTCCCGGATGGCACGAAGCTGGTGGCGGTGCAGCACCCCATCGAGCTCGAGCAGGGGGACATGTCGTTGGCCCTCTATGGCAGCTTCCTGCCGGTGCTGCCGCTGCGCTGGCCGCAGGAGCGCTCCACGAAAGAGGCGCGGTTGGCGCCGGGCCAGGTGCTCTTCCAGTCCGAGCCCATCGTGATCAATGAGGGCCGGGACGCCATCAGCCTGAAAGTGGTCAACCGGGGCGATCGCCCCATCCAGGTGGGCAGCCATTACCACTTCGTCGAGACGAACAAGGACCTCGTCTTCGACCGGGCCCGGGCCTATGGGCGGCGGCTGAACATCAAGGCGGGCACGGCGGAGCGCTTCGAGAAAGATCAGGAGAAGACGGTCTCGTTGGTGCCCATTGCCGGCGCTCAGGTCATTCGCGGCGGCAATGGCCTGGCCTCAGGGCCTGTGACACCGGAGAACCAGCAGCGCGCCATGGAGCAGGTCGTCGCCCGCGGGTTTGGGCACCAGGAGGAAACATGA
- a CDS encoding urease accessory protein UreD has product MRLLTPRNHGHAAWVYTSLFGDGLVDGDQLSLEMRVAPGATALLSSRGNTRIYRSPQGCRSVLSARVEKGALLILVPDPTTCYAGARFEQRQDIHLAPEASLILMDLVTTGRRATGERWDFSHFSSSLSVYREGRAVFDERWLLDPAQGPLPERLGRFDALGTVLLVGPASTAAREALAGRVGTLPLTPGAPLVCSASPIGSDGLVLRAAATSPELLMHTATDWLSFLPALLGDDPWSHGS; this is encoded by the coding sequence ATGCGGCTGCTGACACCGCGCAACCACGGGCATGCCGCCTGGGTCTACACCAGCCTGTTCGGCGACGGCCTGGTGGATGGGGACCAACTCTCCCTGGAGATGCGCGTGGCCCCGGGCGCCACCGCCCTCCTGTCCAGCCGGGGCAATACCCGCATCTACCGCTCGCCCCAAGGCTGCCGGAGTGTGTTGTCCGCCCGGGTGGAGAAGGGGGCCTTGCTCATCTTGGTTCCAGATCCCACCACGTGCTACGCGGGCGCCCGGTTCGAGCAACGCCAGGACATCCATCTGGCCCCCGAGGCCTCCCTCATCCTGATGGACCTCGTCACCACCGGCCGCCGCGCCACCGGCGAGCGCTGGGACTTCTCCCACTTCTCCTCTTCGCTCAGCGTCTACCGGGAGGGCCGCGCGGTGTTCGACGAGCGGTGGCTGCTGGATCCCGCCCAGGGGCCACTCCCCGAGCGGCTGGGCCGGTTCGACGCGCTGGGAACCGTGCTCCTGGTAGGGCCTGCGTCCACCGCGGCCCGCGAAGCGCTCGCCGGGCGCGTGGGCACCCTGCCCCTCACTCCGGGCGCCCCACTCGTCTGCTCCGCCAGTCCCATCGGAAGCGATGGGCTGGTCCTCCGGGCGGCCGCCACTTCACCCGAGCTGCTGATGCACACGGCCACGGACTGGCTGTCTTTTCTGCCCGCCCTGCTGGGCGATGACCCCTGGTCCCACGGCAGCTGA